The Zingiber officinale cultivar Zhangliang chromosome 10A, Zo_v1.1, whole genome shotgun sequence genome contains a region encoding:
- the LOC122027506 gene encoding cytokinin riboside 5'-monophosphate phosphoribohydrolase LOG1-like, with amino-acid sequence MSAIYTRFTFSCSKKEKDLVYEMEEIAVAKSRFQRVCVFCGSSPGKRNSYQDAAVELGKELVARKVDLVYGGGSVGLMGLVAEAVHSGGGHVIGIIPRTLMRAELTGEQRFGEVKSVANMHQRKAEMARHSDAFIALPGGYGTLEELLETISFAQLGIHRKPVGLLNVDGYYNSLLAFIDKAVEDGFIQPFQRHLFVSAPNANDLVQKLEESVPIDDAVVSELSWEQEQMGLNSTLQVEIAR; translated from the exons TATATACGCGGTTTACCTTCTCTTGTTCGAAGAAGGAGAAGGACTTGGTCTACGAGATGGAGGAGATAGCGGTGGCGAAATCGAGGTTTCAGAGAGTGTGCGTGTTCTGCGGCAGTAGCCCAGGGAAGCGGAACTCGTACCAGGACGCCGCCGTCGAGCTCGGCAAGGAACTG GTAGCGAGGAAGGTGGATCTGGTGTACGGCGGAGGCAGCGTGGGTTTGATGGGTTTGGTCGCCGAAGCTGTTCACTCTGGCGGCGGCCATGTCATCGG GATCATTCCGAGGACCCTGATGCGCGCGGAG TTGACCGGAGAGCAGAGGTTCGGCGAAGTGAAATCGGTGGCCAACATGCACCAGCGCAAGGCCGAAATGGCCCGCCACTCCGACGCCTTCATCGCACTCCCAG GCGGCTACGGGACGCTCGAGGAGCTGCTCGAGACCATTTCCTTCGCTCAGCTCGGCATCCACCGCAAGCCC GTCGGCTTGCTCAACGTGGACGGATACTACAACTCGCTGCTCGCCTTCATCGACAAGGCCGTGGAGGACGGCTTCATCCAGCCTTTCCAGCGCCACCTCTTCGTCTCCGCCCCCAACGCCAACGACCTCGTCCAAAAGCTCGAG GAATCCGTCCCCATCGACGACGCCGTGGTTTCCGAGCTCAGCTGGGAGCAGGAGCAAATGGGACTCAACTCCACCCTCCAAGTCGAGATCGCTCGGTAG